In Anguilla rostrata isolate EN2019 chromosome 1, ASM1855537v3, whole genome shotgun sequence, a genomic segment contains:
- the LOC135262800 gene encoding uncharacterized protein LOC135262800 — MGDEKMWTQKFLLLLVWCGLLSVAVVVMSVTQLTARHNTQDQVEDNNPQQNEPHSQPAQSSSTTGRPLSHIHLTIIDSNLTLNEDLPPRFAGTSRSLDLRNNSVYVGSGGLYHFYAQVTFGKMTKLTKRKVTLIRNGIPGLEERRLSEAVNWGTEEGTVSISRTIRCQEGQSFRLEIWPRMPLRHNAQYTYWGLFLLTPYGVREEKR; from the exons ATGGGGGATGAAAAGATGTGGACACAAAAGTTTTTACTGCTGCTGGTGTGGTGTGGTCTGCTGTCCGTGGCCGTGGTGGTCATGTCTGTTACTCAGCTAACCGCTCGACACAACACCCAAGACCAG gtcGAAGATAACAACCCACAACAAAATGAGC CTCATTCTCAGCCTGCTCAATCCAGCTCGACCACTG GTCGTCCCCTTTCTCACATTCATCTAACAATAATTG ACTCCAATTTGACCTTGAATGAGGACCTGCCTCCCCGCTTTGCCGGCACCTCACGTTCACTTGACCTCAGAAACAACTCGGTTTACGTCGGATCTGGGGGGCTCTACCATTTTTATGCCCAGGTGACTTTTGGCAAGATGACAAAGCTGACCAAGCGAAAGGTCACTCTGATCAGGAACGGCATACCAGGTCTGGAAGAGAGGCGACTCAGTGAAGCAGTGAACTGGGGGACAGAAGAAGGCACCGTATCTATTTCCCGGACAATTAGATGCCAGGAAGGGCAGAGTTTCAGACTTGAGATCTGGCCACGAATGCCTTTGAGACATAACGCACAGTATACCTACTGGGGTCTCTTCCTACTGACCCCATACGGAGTCAGGGAGGAAAAGAGATAA
- the tnfb gene encoding tumor necrosis factor b (TNF superfamily, member 2): MEGYTAALTGMELGDGAPGMVPPPEKPSGGWAGKLCGVVMLVALCGTSAMLFHCHGLTQSHGIETNEHQQNLKQISTNMKAAIHLHGEFNPKVYNKSVLWRDGDGHSFFQGGLKLENNEIIIPQNGLYFVYSQVSFRVLCSSAAGHTNQPLSHTIMRWSDSYSDEKPLLSAVSTMCQSDASGLDRRYNAVYLGAIFSLEIEDRLWTDTNQPKNVDGGDGKTFFGVFAL, encoded by the exons ATGGAAGGCTACACAGCGGCACTGACAGGCATGGAGCTCGGGGACGGAGCGCCGGGTATGGTGCCGCCCCCAGAGAAGCCGTCGGGTGGCTGGGCAGGGAAGCTGTGTGGGGTAGTGATGCTTGTGGCACTGTGCGGCACCTCTGCGATGTTATTCCACTGTCATGGCCTG ACTCAGTCGCATGGAATAGAAACCAATG AGCACCAGCAGAACTTGAAACAAATATCTACAAATATGAAGGCTGCCATCCATTTGCATG GCGAATTCAACCCAAAGGTCTACAACAAATCTGTGCTGTGGAGAGATGGGGATGGACATTCCTTCTTCCAGGGGGGACTCAAACTGGAAAACAATGAGATCATTATACCCCAAAATGGGCTGTACTTTGTCTACAGCCAAGTCTCATTCCGAGTTCTATGCAGCTCTGCAGCTGGGCACACGAACCAACCCCTTAGTCACACGATAATGCGCTGGTCAGATTCATACAGTGACGAGAAGCCCCTGCTCAGTGCAGTAAGTACAATGTGCCAGAGCGATGCAAGCGGCCTGGACAGACGATATAATGCAGTATACCTGGGGGCGATATTTAGTTTAGAGATTGAGGACAGACTGTGGACAGATACCAATCAGCCGAAAAATGTGGATGGGGGAGATGGAAAAACATTCTTTGGTGTATTTGCATTGTGA
- the gabbr1a gene encoding gamma-aminobutyric acid type B receptor subunit 1 isoform X3, with the protein MSGGWPGGQACLPSAQMALELVNKRTDILPDYELELIHYDSMCDPGEATKLLYDLLYTEPIKIVLMPGCSSVSTLVAEAARMWNLIVLSYGSSSPALSNRQRFPTFFRTHPSATLHNPTRVQLFQKWKWTKIATIQQTTEVFTSTLDDLEQRVKEAGIEISVRQSFLTDPAVAVKNLKRQDARIIVGLFYETEARKVFCEVFKEKLYGKKYVWFLIGWYADNWFKIKDPAINCTVENMTEAVEGHVTTEIVMLNPETVRGASNLTSQEFLAQLMSRLGGKNPEETGGFQEAPLAYDAVWALALALNKTVGPLKVKGRRLEDFNYNNRDITAEIYRALNTSSFEGVSGHVVFDAQGSRMAWTLIEQLQGGSYKKIGYYDSTKGNLSWYGNDKWIGPGPPADQTVVIEEFRFLSQKLFISVSVFAGLGILLGIVCLTFNIYNSNVRYIQNSQPYLNNMTAVGCMMALAAVFPLGIDGHHVHRAQFPVVCQFRLWLLGLGFSLAYGSMFTKIWWVHTVFTKKDEKKEKRKQHLEPWKLYATVGVLLAIDILSLMIWQIVDPLHITVEKFTKEAPKGDLDVLIQPLLEHCSSEKMNTWLGVVYGYKGLLLLLGIFLAYETKSVSTEKINDHRAVGMAIYNVAVLCMITAPVTMILSSQQDASFAFASLAIVFSVYITLVVLFIPKMRRLITRGEWQSEQQDTMKTGSSTNNNDEEKSRQLERENRELQKIIQEKEERVSELRSQLAERQALRSRRRPSTQNQNHSTPPPPSSQNDPKSLLPPPGYPIPSSENHALPPSFSNSSNLYQADSKIGRNHCHTSRLQLLYK; encoded by the exons tgcGATCCAGGGGAGGCCACCAAGCTGCTGTATGACCTGCTCTACACAGAGCCCATTAAGATCGTCCTGATGCCCGGCTGTAGCTCAGTCTCCACGCTGGTGGCAGAGGCGGCGCGGATGTGGAATCTCATTGTG CTGTCCTATGGCTCCAGCTCTCCAGCACTGTCCAATCGACAGCGCTTTCCCACCTTCTTCCGCACGCACCCCTCGGCCACCCTGCACAACCCCACCCGTGTGCAGCTCTTCCAGAAGTGGAAATGGACCAAGATTGCCACCATCCAACAAACGACTGAGGTTTTCACTTCG ACTCTGGATGATTTGGAGCAGAGAGTGAAGGAGGCTGGAATAGAGATCAGCGTGAGACAGAGCTTCCTCACTGACCCTGCCGTGGCTGTCAAAAACCTCAAG CGTCAAGATGCCAGAATTATTGTGGGCCTCTTCTATGAGACTGAAGCCAGGAAAGTCTTCTGTGAG GTTTTTAAAGAGAAGCTCTATGGAAAGAAGTATGTgtggtttctgattggctggtatGCAGACAACTGGTTCAAGATTAAAGATCCGGCCATCAACTGCACTGTGGAGAACATGACAGAGGCTGTAGAGGGGCATGTCACCACGGAGATTGTCATGCTCAACCCCGAGACTGTCCGTGGGGCGTCAAACCTG ACTTCTCAAGAGTTCCTGGCTCAGCTGATGTCTCGGTTGGGAGGGAAGAACCCAGAGGAGACTGGGGGCTTCCAGGAGGCGCCCCTGGCATACGATGCTGTGTGGGCCCTGGCCTTGGCCCTCAATAAGACTGTAGGCCCGCTAAAAGTCAAGGGACGGAGACTGGAGGATTTCAATTACAACAACCGTGACATTACTGCTGAGATATACAGGGCGCTGAACACCAGTTCCTTTGAGGGAGTGTCT ggTCATGTGGTATTTGACGCCCAGGGTTCGAGAATGGCTTGGACTCTGATTGAGCAACTGCAAG GAGGCAGCTATAAGAAGATTGGGTACTATGACAGCACTAAAGGAAATCTGTCCTGGTATGGAAATGACAAGTGGATAG gTCCCGGCCCCCCAGCAGACCAGACTGTTGTAATAGAGGAGTTCAGGTTCCTGTCTCAGAAGCTCTTTATCTCTGTATCGGTGTTTGCTGGGCTAGGAATCCTGCTGGGGATCGTGTGTCTCACCTTCAACATCTACAACAGCAATGTGAG GTACATTCAAAACTCACAACCTTACCTGAACAATATGACAGCGGTGGGCTGTATGATGGCATTGGCTGCTGTGTTTCCCCTTGGGATTGATGGACACCATGTTCATAGGGCGCAGTTTCCTGTGGTTTGCCAG TTTCGCCTGTGGCTCTTGGGTTTGGGCTTCAGTCTTGCTTATGGAAGCATGTTCACTAAAATTTGGTGGGTTCACACCGTCTTCACCAAAAAGgatgagaagaaagagaagagaaag CAGCACCTGGAGCCCTGGAAACTCTATGCCACTGTGGGGGTGTTATTGGCCATCGACATCCTGTCTCTAATGATCTGGCAAATCGTGGACCCTTTACACATCACAGTTGAG AAGTTCACTAAAGAGGCACCGAAAGGGGACTTGGATGTTCTGATTCAGCCACTCCTGGAGCACTGCAGTTCTGAGAAGATGAACACATGGCTTG GGGTGGTGTATGGATACAAAGGCTTATTGTTGCTGCTTGGGATATTCCTGGCTTATGAAACCAAGTCGGTCTCGACAGAGAAGATTAATGACCACAGAGCGGTGGGAATGGCCATCTACAATGTGGCT gtgcTGTGTATGATCACGGCTCCAGTCACCATGATCCTCTCTTCTCAGCAGGATGCCTCCTTCGCTTTTGCCTCTCTGGCCATCGTTTTCTCTGTCTACATCACCCTGGTTGTGCTCTTCATTCCCAAG ATGCGGAGATTAATCACTCGAGGGGAGtggcagtcagaacagcaggaCACCATGAAGACTGGCTCCTCCACAAACAATAACGATGAGGAAAAATCACGCCAACTGGAGAGGGAGAACCGAGAACTGCAGAAGATCATACAGGAG AAGGAAGAGAGGGTGTCTGAACTGCGCAGCCAGCTGGCTGAAAGACAGGCCCTGCGATCCCGCAGGCGACCCTCCACACAGAACCAGAAccacagcacccccccgcccccgtcgtCGCAGAACGACCCCAagtccctcctccctccgccTGGATATCCCATCCCTTCATCAGAGAACCACGCCCTCCCCCCGTCTTTCTCCAACTCCTCAAACCTTTACCAGGCCGACAGCAAGATCGGCCGCAACCACTGCCACACCAGCCGGCTGCAGCTGCTCTACaagtga